A window of Myxococcus fulvus genomic DNA:
TTCGCGGGCCAGTTGAGCGCGATGAACGTGTTCCACGAATACACATCCACGTCGGATTGGAACTCACCGAAGCGGGGACACGCGTTGGCGGGGACGACGGCGAGCGCGGGGTTGATGGCCGTGGCGCACGTCGAGCCGGGACAGGTGGGGTCCGGGTTGCAGGCCTGGGGCAGCGGCGGGGCGTCCGTGGACCCGATGGGGCCCGGATTGGGGGAGGAGGTCGCACAGGCGATGATGGCCGCGCAGGCCAGCACACCGCCCACCAGCAGCTTCCCAGCGAAGGCAGACACGACGCGCATGAATCACCTCGGGGTGTGAGGAGACGAAGGCGCGTGAGGCTATTGCAAGGGGGAGGCCCGGGGTGGGGAGGGGTTCCAACCTCCCGGAAGAGGTGGACTCCTCCACATCCCCTGGGCCTCGGGCGTTGCTTCGAGACGCGCTTGCGTCGAGCGGTGACGCAAGCGGGTGGGCAACGAGTTCAACCAGACCCAGGGGAAACCCCAGGGTCAGAACAGGAAGTCCGTCGTCAGGAAGTCCGACTCCCGCCGGGTGAGGATGGATTGCACCAGGTGGGTGTTGGCCGGCGTCGTCTTCGTGGCGACGAGCGTGCGGATGGAGAACACGCGCAGCGCGTCCGCGACGGACAGCGTGCCCTCGGCGGAGTCCTTGCGCCCGTTGAAGGGGAAGGTGTCCGGCCCACGCTGGCACTGGCAGTTGAGATTGATGCGGCCCACCTGATTGGAGAACGCGTCGATGAACCGGCCGATGCGCGCCGAATCCTGGCCGAACAGGCTGAGCTGCTGGCCGAACTGGGACTCCACCACCAGCTGGATGACCTCCTCGTCCCGGTCGAACACCATCACCGGCACCACCGGTCCGAACTGCTCCTCGCTCGACAGCCGCATGTCCCGCGTCACCGGGTACACCACCGCGGGCGCGAAGAACGAGTGCGACGACTGGCCTCCGGTGGCGTTCACCACCCGCGCGCCCTTGGACACGGCGTCATCCACCAGGCCCTTCAGGTAGTCCGCCTTGCCGGGCTCCGGCAGGGGGGTGATCGCCACACCCGGCTCCCACGGCATGCCGGGCTTGAGCGCGTCCACCGCGGCGGTGAGCTTCTTCAGGAACACGTCCGCGATGCTCCGGTGCACCACGAGCAGCTTGAGCGCCGTGCAGCGCTGGCCGTTGAAGGAGAGCGCGCCGGTGATGCACTCCTTCACCGCGTTCTCCAGGTCCGCGTCCTCCAGGATGATGGCCGGGTTCTTCGCGTCCAGTCCGAGCACCGACTTGAGCCGGTGCGGCCGGGGGTGCATCCGCTTCAGCTCGCTGGCACCCCGGTTGGTGCCGATGAAGGCGAACAGGTCCACCTGCCCGCTCTCCATCAGCGCGCCCACCGTCTCGCGGCCCTTGCCGTAGATGATGTTGATGACCCCCGGCGGGAAGCAGTCGCGGAAGGCCTCCAGCAGCGGCCGGATGAGCAGCACGCCGAACTTCGCCGGCTTGAAGACCACCGTGTTGCCCATCAGCAGCGCGGGGAACAGCGTGCTGAACGTCTCGTTGAGCGGGTAGTTGTACGGCCCCATGCACAGCGCCACCCCCATGGGGGCCCGGCGAATCTGCGCCATGATGCCCTGGTCCTGCACGAAGCGGGACGAGGTGCGGTCCAGCTCCTTCAGCGCGCGCACCGTCTCCACGATGAGGTCGACGGTGCGGTCGAACTCCTTCTCGGAGTCCGGCTGCGTCTTGCCAATCTCCCACATCAACAGGTTGACCACCGTGGCTCGCTGGGCGCGCATGGCCCCGAGGAAGCGCTCCACCGCCTCGATTCGCTCCGCCACCTTCATCGTCGGCCAGACGCCCCGGCCCGAGTCGTACGCCTTCACTGCCGCGGCGAGCGCCGCGAGCGACTCCCGCGAGGTGAGCTGCGGCGTGGCCCCGAGCACGCGCTGCTGGAGCCCCTCGGGCGTGCGGAGGAAGACGGGGCTTCGCACCGGGCTGAGGTCACCCTCCCACAGCTTGAGCTCGCCACCCACCAGGTACTCCCGCTGCTCGAGATAGGCCGGGAGCCGCACACTGGAGGGGAGCTGCGCTTCGGTCGGGAAGAGGTCGGCGAGTGGCGTCATGGCGGCCTTCTTAACGAGGCGCCTCTCTCCTGGCACCTCTTCCCGTGAAGGGCTGGGCTTCCGGAGCCGGGAGTGGGACCGGCCAGTCGACCCGACCCGGGAGGAGTACCTCTCCGCCCATGCGCGAGCTCGTGACGAGCCCCACCGTCAATCCGGGAGGCAGACGCGACGTGGGGATTGGGATGACGGGGCGCTCGCGAGAACCTCGCGCGTGATGACGTCCGCGTCCGCTGGTCGGAAAGGAGTCTCGCCTTGGTGCTCGAGGAGGAGGTCTCCCCCTCGCTGGGAGGCCTGCTGGCTCGGTGGGAGCCCGTCCTTCGGACGCGTCATGGGCTCCGGCTGGAGCAGTCAGGGCTTGCCTGCAGCGGGCTGGTCGAGACGCTGCCCGTGCTCCTGGAGGCGCTCGCCCGGGCGCTTCGGGACGACGCCCTTCCTCCCTCGGCCGAGGTGCTCCGGGACCTGCGCGTCGGACAGGCGGAGCGCTGGCATGCCCGCCCGGGCCTGGAAGCCTGCATGCTGGTCCAGGAGTACGGCCTGCTCCACGACTGCCTGCTCGAGCTGATGGAGGAGGCGGGCGTGACGGCCACGTCGCGGCAGCTGCGCATCCTGGCCGCGGTCTTCTCCGAGGCGAGCACGGACGCGGTGGGGCGCCTGTCGTCGAGCCAGGAGGCCTCCGGGAGCGAGGCGTGGCTGCAGGCCATCATCGACCATGCGCCACCCGTCATCTTCGCCAAGGACGCGCAAGGCCGCTTCGTGCTGGTCAACCGGAGCTTCGAGGAGGCGCTGGGGAGGTCGCGCTCGAGCGTGCTCGGCAGGACGGACTTCGACCTGTTCCCCGCCGCCGTGGCCCAGCGCAACCGGGAGCACGACGACCGCGTGCGACGGACGCTGCGGCCCTTGACGGCGGATGAGCACATCCCCGGCATCCAGGGCGTACGCACCTGGTTCGCCGTGAAGTTCCCGCTGCCCACCGTGGGCGAGCAGGGGCCCATCATCTGCGGCATCTCCACGGACATCACCGACTCGCGCCGCACCCACGAGGCGCTGCGCGAGAGCGAGGAGCGCTTCCGCCTGTTGATGGACGCGGTGGAGGACTACGCCATCCTCCTGCTGGACCCGGAGGGCCGCGTGGTGAGCTGGAACGCGGGCGCCGAGCGGCTCACCGGGTGGAAGGAGCAGGAGGTGCTCGGGCGGCACTACGCGCTCTTCGCGCCCGAGGAGCAGGTGGCCCGGGGCGAGCCCCATCGACTGCTGCGCGAAGTGGCGGACGGCGGTCACTTCCGAGGCGAGCTACGACGCAAGCGGCGCGACGGCACGTGCTTCTGGGCGGACCTGGACATCGCCGCCGTGCGCGACGAGGCGGGGCGGCTGCGCGGGTTCGCCAACGTGGCGCGCGACATCACCGCGAAGAAGCAGAGCGAGACGGCCAGGGACTTCCTGTTGGAGGCGGGGCGGGTGCTCGCGGGCTCATTGGACCTGGAGACCACGCTGGGCGCCTTCGCGGGCCTGGTCGTGGAGCACATCTCCGACTACTGCGTGGTGGACCTGCTGGAGGCGAGCGGCCGGCTCGTCCGACAGGAGGCGGCGGCGAGGGCGCCCGAGCGGCGGGACCTCATCCGCCAGCTCCTGGCGTTCGCGCCACGGGCGGAGGGGGACAGTCCGCTGGCACGAGCGCTGGCGTTGGCGCAGCCCATCGTCGTGCCGGAGGTGACCTCCGCGGCGCTCGACAAGGTGTCCAACGACGCGGCGCATCGGGCGGTGCTGGAGGCGCTGGGGACGCGCTCCGCGGCGCTCGTGCCCGTGGTGTCACGCGGGCGCGCGCTGGGGCTCATCCACCTGGTGTGGACGCGGCGACATGACTCGCTGGAGATGGAGGCGCTGGTGGAGCTGGCCCGGGGCGTGGCGGACCGCGCGGCGGTGGCCATCGAGAACGCGCGGCTGTACCGCGAGGCCCGTGACGCCGTGCGCGTGCGCGAGGACGTGGTGGCCATCGTCAGCCATGACCTGCGCAACCCCTTGCATGCCATCCAGTTGACGGCGACGTCGTTGTTGCGCAAGGGCACCCTGCCGGAAGGGGGCGTGAAAGGGTTGGAGCGCATCATGGAGGCGACGCAGCGGGCCTCGCGCTTGATTCGGGACCTGCTGGACTTCACCCAGGCGCGCGCGGGGGAGCGCATCCCCATCCGGCCGTGCGCCATGGACCTGCATGTGCTGGCGCGCAAGGTGGTGGACGAGGTGCTGCTCGCGCACCCGCGGCGCGACATCCAGGTGGACCTGCGGGGGAATGGGACGCTGGAGGCGGACGCGGACCGGCTGGCCCAGGTGGTCTCCAACCTGGTGGGCAACGCGCTCCAGCACAGCGCGCCGGACTCGTGCGTCCGCGTCCACCTGCGCGAGGCCGGGGACGGCGTGCTCCTGGAGGTCCACAACGTGGGCAACCCCATCGCGCCCGCGCTGCTGCCCACGCTGTTCGAGCCCTATCGCCGCGGGCCGGAGGCGCGCTCCGGCCAGGGCAGCATCGGCCTGGGGCTCTACATCTCCCGACAAATCGTGCTGGGACATGGAGGCAGCATCGAGGTGTCCTCCAACGAGCGCGGCACCTGCTTCAAGGTGTGGCTGCCGCGCCGCCGGGGGCCCTGAACCCGGGCTGACTGGGATTGCCGCGTGCGACGCGGCCTCCCTCAATTACACGCTTGGGTATTGGGCTTGCAGAACCGCTCGCCCACGCAGCAGTGGTAGTTCGGGATGCAGCTCGAAGGACACCCGGGGGGCTGGGTACCGCCGCGGTAGCCCTCGCCGACGACGGTGGCGAAGCCCAGCAGCGTGGTGTGCGTCATCTCGGCGTAGAGCCGGAACTCGAAGACATTGCCCGCGGTGATCCAGGTCGCGTCGGCACAGCCGCTCGGGGCCCGGGTGAAGAGCACCTCGGACTGGCCGTTCAGGCTCAGCCACACCTCCGCCGTGGAGACGCCCGTCGTGCTCCAGCAGACGTTCGTCGTGCCGGTGTTCGTCCGGTCCAGGTTGATGCGCACGGTGGAGGGCGACGCGGTGACGTAGCCCGCGGCCAGCTCGCTCGACTGCTGGCCCAGCTCCTCCAGCTCCGGCGATTCGGACCCCGAGCAGCCCAGGACGAAGACGGCGAGCACGAACGTCAGGATGCGCTTCATGGTCAACCACTCCTTGGATGAGGTTTGCGCGCGCGAGCCGACCATGAACCCGCACGTGCGTTCAAAGAAATACGCACCGTGGGTGAATGTAGACGCCGAGGCCATTCTTGACGTCCCGCGCCGACGCGACGCGCAGGTTCAAATGTAGCCCGCTGTCTCCCTCGTCGCTGTGACGCGTCCTCGCGTACACTCCCGTCTCCAGACCAGGGGGGAGCCATGCGACGCAGTGCGGCTCGGGTTCATGCGAGTCATTCATCCGAGACACGGGGCTCCGCCCCCGCGTCGCGTCCGCTCGCGTCGGTTGCGACGCAGGCCGTCGCGGCGCGCGCCGTGGGTGAGCCCGGAGTCGTCGCGCCGGGCGTCCGGTTCGACTTCAGCCGGCTCCCGCTCACCCCCAGCGTGCAGCGCGTCGCGTGCGCGGGGGGCGCCTGCGGGTGCTCATCCTGCGAGAAGAAGAAGGAGGAGGTGGCCCGGGCCGCACAGTCCGGCGTCCCGGGCGTGGGGCCTTCCGAGCATGTGTCCGCGCACGTCGCCCGAGGCCTGGGCTCGGGTCAGCCCCTGGAGTCCTCCGCGCGTGCCTTCTTCGAGCCGCGCTTCGGCCATGACCTGGGCGGCGTGCGCATCCACACGGACGCGAGGGCGGCGGACTCGGCGCGCGCGCTCCAGGCTCGCGCGTACACGGTGGGCAGCGACATCGCCTTCCAGGAGGGGGCGTACTCACCGTCCACCCACGCGGGCCGTCGGCTGCTCGCGCATGAGCTGACGCACGTGCTGCAGCAGACCGGAGGCCGCGCCACCTCAGGGGCCCGGCTGGCCCGCTTCGCCACGGGCGGGCTGTCGGTGACCTCGCCGGGGGATGCCTCCGAGCGCGAGGCCGAGTCCATGGCGGACGCGGTGATGGCGGACGGCGCGACGCACGAGCCCGGACGCCACCGCCTGGGCGTGGCCCGGGACTTCTCCCCGGCCCCCGCGTCCAAGTACACGGTGCCCTCACCTCCGGCGCCGCCCACGCCGCCGCCCCTCACGACGACGTCGGACGTGCCGCCGACCCAGTCGGGCACCCCCATCAACAAGAATGGGCTCGTCGCCGCCGAGGAGGGCGTCAACCTGCGCGCCTCGCCCGACACCGGCTCGGCCCCGCTGGAGCGGCTCCCGCAGAACACGCGCATGTTCGTCAGCCGCGAGCAGTCCGGCGGCTGGTACTTCGTGATGCTGGTGGATGGCCGCTTCGGCTACGTGGCCAAGTCCCACGTCACCGTGGACATGCCCGACCCGGAGGCGAAGCTGTACCGCATCGCCTCCGGAGAGACGGCGCTCGACATCGTCAAACGCTTCTACAAGTCCGACGCGACGAAGTGGGGCCAGGACGAGCGCTTCTTCGTCAACGTGCTGGTGTTCGTCAACGCGGAGCGCGGCCGCAAGGGCATCTTCAAGCCGGACCCGGAGGGAGACTGGGACACCACGCAGACGCACGCGGGCTCGCAGATCTGGATTCCGGGCGTGGAGTTCGCCAAGGCGCTCAAGGGCCAGGTCTCCTCGGGCTCCATCACCTACGAGGCCTATCAGAAGGTCAAGAACGTCATCACCGCCATCGGGGAGTTCCTGGCCGGCTCCATCGCCTTCGTGGCGGGGCTGCTGCACGGCGTGCTCGAGTCGCTCTGGGACACGCTGGTGGGCCTGGTGGACCTGGCGAAGCTCGCGGGCAAGCTGGTGTGGAGCCTGGTGACGGGCAACCTGCTCTCCGACATCCGGGGCTTCTTCAGCGACTTGTCCAAGCTCGACTTCAAGCAGCTGGTGTCCGCGGGGCTCGACGCGCTGGACAAGAAGTGGAACGACCCGAGCATCCTCAAGCGCTGGCACTTCCGGGGCTGGATCACCGGCTACGCGCTGGCGGAGATCGTGATGCTGTTCTTCAGCGGCGGCGCGCTCACGGCGCTCAAGGGCGCGGGCAAGGCGGGCAAGTTCGCCCAGTTCCTCGCCAAGATGCCGCGCGCGGCGAAGTTCCTGGAGAAGGCCGCGGAGGCCGCCAAGGGGCTCAAGGAGGCCGAGTCCCTGCGCAAGGGCATGAAGGCGCTCACCACGGCGCGCGACTGGGCCGTGCGGGTGCTCAAGGTGCCCGGCCACATCCTGCAGAACCTCTCCGCCGAGGCGCTCGAGCGGCTCAAGCGGCTGCCCCAATGGGCCATCGAGCGCTTCAGCGAGCTGAGCGACGTGGCCAAGGCGCGCGTGCTGGGCTGCGCCTCGCCGTGCAAGGTGGACCTGGGCGCCATCCAGAAGTACCTGGCGGAGCTGGCCGCCAAGGGCGCCACCGGCGCGAAGAAGCTCACCACGCCGGAGAGCGTGCTCGTCGCGCTGCCCAAGGATTTGAACATCGGGAAGATCAAGCAGTACCTCGACGAGTACCCGGCCCTGATGGAGCTCATCCGCAAGGCGGACCTGACGGACCTGGACCTGGCGAAGCTGGCCGACTTCATGACCGACGCGGACAAGCTCAACCCGAAGTCGGCGTACCAGACGTTCACCCGCTACCTCACGCTGGTGGTGCCGTCGAAGACGGGTGGGGACATCGGCGCGTTCAACAAAATCGTGGAGGCGGTGGTGAAGGCGGACCCGCGCCAGGGCGCCGCCCTCAAGGGCCCCATGTTCGAGGCCTTCGCGCGCACCCACCTGCAGGAGTTCGCCGGCAAGGCCTTCACGCGGGAGACCTTCACCGTCCCCGGAGGCAAGCGCCGCACCGCGGACCGCTTCTTCGCGGACAAGGGCGAGCTGTGGGAGGTGAAGCACCAGCTCACCGACAAGGTGCCG
This region includes:
- a CDS encoding PAS domain S-box protein, whose protein sequence is MLEEEVSPSLGGLLARWEPVLRTRHGLRLEQSGLACSGLVETLPVLLEALARALRDDALPPSAEVLRDLRVGQAERWHARPGLEACMLVQEYGLLHDCLLELMEEAGVTATSRQLRILAAVFSEASTDAVGRLSSSQEASGSEAWLQAIIDHAPPVIFAKDAQGRFVLVNRSFEEALGRSRSSVLGRTDFDLFPAAVAQRNREHDDRVRRTLRPLTADEHIPGIQGVRTWFAVKFPLPTVGEQGPIICGISTDITDSRRTHEALRESEERFRLLMDAVEDYAILLLDPEGRVVSWNAGAERLTGWKEQEVLGRHYALFAPEEQVARGEPHRLLREVADGGHFRGELRRKRRDGTCFWADLDIAAVRDEAGRLRGFANVARDITAKKQSETARDFLLEAGRVLAGSLDLETTLGAFAGLVVEHISDYCVVDLLEASGRLVRQEAAARAPERRDLIRQLLAFAPRAEGDSPLARALALAQPIVVPEVTSAALDKVSNDAAHRAVLEALGTRSAALVPVVSRGRALGLIHLVWTRRHDSLEMEALVELARGVADRAAVAIENARLYREARDAVRVREDVVAIVSHDLRNPLHAIQLTATSLLRKGTLPEGGVKGLERIMEATQRASRLIRDLLDFTQARAGERIPIRPCAMDLHVLARKVVDEVLLAHPRRDIQVDLRGNGTLEADADRLAQVVSNLVGNALQHSAPDSCVRVHLREAGDGVLLEVHNVGNPIAPALLPTLFEPYRRGPEARSGQGSIGLGLYISRQIVLGHGGSIEVSSNERGTCFKVWLPRRRGP
- a CDS encoding eCIS core domain-containing protein is translated as MGEPGVVAPGVRFDFSRLPLTPSVQRVACAGGACGCSSCEKKKEEVARAAQSGVPGVGPSEHVSAHVARGLGSGQPLESSARAFFEPRFGHDLGGVRIHTDARAADSARALQARAYTVGSDIAFQEGAYSPSTHAGRRLLAHELTHVLQQTGGRATSGARLARFATGGLSVTSPGDASEREAESMADAVMADGATHEPGRHRLGVARDFSPAPASKYTVPSPPAPPTPPPLTTTSDVPPTQSGTPINKNGLVAAEEGVNLRASPDTGSAPLERLPQNTRMFVSREQSGGWYFVMLVDGRFGYVAKSHVTVDMPDPEAKLYRIASGETALDIVKRFYKSDATKWGQDERFFVNVLVFVNAERGRKGIFKPDPEGDWDTTQTHAGSQIWIPGVEFAKALKGQVSSGSITYEAYQKVKNVITAIGEFLAGSIAFVAGLLHGVLESLWDTLVGLVDLAKLAGKLVWSLVTGNLLSDIRGFFSDLSKLDFKQLVSAGLDALDKKWNDPSILKRWHFRGWITGYALAEIVMLFFSGGALTALKGAGKAGKFAQFLAKMPRAAKFLEKAAEAAKGLKEAESLRKGMKALTTARDWAVRVLKVPGHILQNLSAEALERLKRLPQWAIERFSELSDVAKARVLGCASPCKVDLGAIQKYLAELAAKGATGAKKLTTPESVLVALPKDLNIGKIKQYLDEYPALMELIRKADLTDLDLAKLADFMTDADKLNPKSAYQTFTRYLTLVVPSKTGGDIGAFNKIVEAVVKADPRQGAALKGPMFEAFARTHLQEFAGKAFTRETFTVPGGKRRTADRFFADKGELWEVKHQLTDKVPPGQVDDYLSFLGTKGNSTGAEVKSLNYLFPTEDAAKLNSALKARGITVWYVKQPNVLTKL
- a CDS encoding NADP-dependent glyceraldehyde-3-phosphate dehydrogenase, whose protein sequence is MTPLADLFPTEAQLPSSVRLPAYLEQREYLVGGELKLWEGDLSPVRSPVFLRTPEGLQQRVLGATPQLTSRESLAALAAAVKAYDSGRGVWPTMKVAERIEAVERFLGAMRAQRATVVNLLMWEIGKTQPDSEKEFDRTVDLIVETVRALKELDRTSSRFVQDQGIMAQIRRAPMGVALCMGPYNYPLNETFSTLFPALLMGNTVVFKPAKFGVLLIRPLLEAFRDCFPPGVINIIYGKGRETVGALMESGQVDLFAFIGTNRGASELKRMHPRPHRLKSVLGLDAKNPAIILEDADLENAVKECITGALSFNGQRCTALKLLVVHRSIADVFLKKLTAAVDALKPGMPWEPGVAITPLPEPGKADYLKGLVDDAVSKGARVVNATGGQSSHSFFAPAVVYPVTRDMRLSSEEQFGPVVPVMVFDRDEEVIQLVVESQFGQQLSLFGQDSARIGRFIDAFSNQVGRINLNCQCQRGPDTFPFNGRKDSAEGTLSVADALRVFSIRTLVATKTTPANTHLVQSILTRRESDFLTTDFLF